AGAACCAATTTAGCAGAGACCTCAAAGCTCGCACAACCTTAAGCCGGTACTTCCATCAGCTCCAGCTATATCGTAACATAATTTACACCATTTGGATCTTCAAAGGAGAACCGGGGATGACACTCTTGTCGCAAACCAAAGCAGAGACCCTCCACATTTATTGATACAAGAACCAAGCCGTTTTGCATAACCCACACTCAGTTGATTCATACCAGACCAAACCAATACAATAAAAAGGATGGAAGAGATTGAAACCGTAAGAGCTCAACCATCACATGAAGACGCTACTGGAGATTAAAGGCCTAAAACTTTTGCTGCCTCGCTTGATAGGCTGCCTGACAGCTCCAAGAAAATGAAGACCCCACATCTGAACCGGCAAAGTACAACCACCGCATACCAGAAAACAGATAGGAGCCGATACTAGCCACCAAACCAAACAGAGGACAACAAAAGAATCACATGCCAAGACCAAAAACAACATCTGAAACTCTCTACTAGTTAAGCATAAGGCTAAGAAACGAACAAGCAAGGCTGACAGAGACCAATAAGAAGGCTGACCATTGGAGAGGACGGAGGAATCAAAAATTAAGATCAATCACAGCAGGACTCCAAACCCAAGATCTTAGAGCTCACTAAAGCAACAAGACCCGCAAACCCTAGATCTTCAACCCTCCCCGGATCTGCGAAAACATAGAGACTCAGGGACAAACCGAGGCTTGCCATCACCAACCCACCACTGAGAACAGAAAGAAGAGCTGGGAAAAGATCACATCTTGTCGAGCACAAACTTCAATCGCACCTTCTCACAGGACCCAAAGCCTATCATAAAAAATACAAGCCAAGGAAAACACAAGCTAAAGAAGAAGACAAAGAAACTGAAAACAGGCCATCCCATAGACACGGTGACGAATCACCGGCCAAGGACAGCCCTAACCCGGCGGCTTTGAAGTCGCCTCTCTAGTGTCGCCTTTTTTCTTATCTTCAAGTACTTTGGTTGAGTTACAGCAGCACCACCACCACCACTATTTCATGTCTCCTGACATTTTTCATTTTTTTTGCAATATCATTCCAACCTCGAAGAAAGGAGAATTTTTTTTCTTTTTCGTCTTTCTTCTTTCATCTTTCATCGTCATCTTCAGCTTCAATCATTTCTGGTTATTTTCTGCTTAAGGCAATTCTTTCGTAAGCCAAATATTATTTGTTCTTTTCTAACACCATCGTCGAATTTTACCAAAAAAAAAAAAAAAAAAAAACACCATCGTCGAAGTGTCTCGAAATTTTACAAGATTCAAAGGGCTTTATCAGAAGAGCTTCAAGTGTTTATCCGACGTTTTCGGTAAGTACATTGAAACTATCTTGTTTTGCTAAACTAAAATGGGCATAAATAATCATTGTTAATGGATTAATGCAGATGATTATGATTAATGCAGATGATTATGATTATTGAGGTTCTTATGGTGAGATTCTTAGCGGAATATAAGAACCCGTCTCTTAACTTTTAACTAAAAAAACTAAGAATCGGTTCTTAAATAAGAGTATTAAGAGCCGGTTCTTAACTTTTTTAGTTAAAAGTTAAGAGACAGATTCTTATATTCTGATAAAAACCTCACTCTAAGAACTCTCCAATAATCATGCTCCGAGAAAGAGGATGCTCCGAGAAAGAGGATGAGATGGAAATTGGATATCCTATAGATGTTCTATCGCATATCGGTTGGGATAGTTCACCGAGTAGTGCACCGAGTTGGGTAAGAAATTTTTATTTTCTTGCAAGTTGCAACCATTGACATTTATGTTTTTCATTTCAATTACAAGTTTACAACGTTCGATCTTGGTTAAGTCTAAACCGGTTAATTAAATTTTGTAGCTACATGAATTCAAGAAGAGCAACAACATGTTAGAGGCAACTTCATCGTGGCCGTTTCAAGGCAAGGTTTTTAAAATGAATAATTTATATATATTTTGGTATAATTTTTGTGTTGGCCTATGTCAATGATCAAGCGATTTCTATACAATAATACTATTCGTTGAAAATTCTATCAAGAAATAAATTATTTAAGCCGGCCAATAATATATATGTATAATTACATAAATTCTAGAGAGATTTAGGGTAATATACCACACAAATTAGAGGACTGCCGTTGAAGAATCAAAAGAGGTAAACAGAGTATGATTTTGGACCAAAAGAGACGATTTTGCCCTTTTGGAAAAGAGTTGTATCAGATGCTAGGTCCCGACTCTTGAACGCAACAGATGAGCTATATCTGTACTAAGAGTCAATAGGTGATTGTTCCACTGACAATTTTGTTTATGGCTTTAGGACCACAAATCTTTTCGGTAAAAATGTTTATCAAACGACGAGATGTGCAGATTTTTCCAGATGAGGCTTTAGAGCCAAATATAAATATAACTCTAATTTTAATGCTAATTATTAATACAAACGAGGACATATCATTTTAATCCTACGTTTACATGACTTTTTTTACTGAACTTCCATAGATTAACATAGGCAATTAAATTATGTATAAGATGCTTACTAGCATACAAAAATATATGGTTTAGGGTAGGACTTGGATTGCCAGATATTAAACTTGGGATGGACACCATTAGCATGAGCGTGTAACATCAGTCATGTTGGATCATAAATTTTTTAATAGTTAACATGCATAGTTATATGCTACAAATAAATGTAGCGATAAATTATAGGCTAACTGGTAACATAGCCAAGACTACCTTAATAAGTATTGTTAACATAAACTTAAATCATAGTTTTTATATAGTTTGAAAATGCAGGTTAATTTTAAGTCATTTCTCAACAAACAAAAAAATGATATTTTAAAGGTTAATGTAATTAATTAACTGCTACGGATAAACATACACACTACTTTGATCAAAAAAAAACAAAAAAAAAACAAAAAAAAAAACATACACACTACCATGAGTGTGTGACCGTCACTACAAGAAAGCAGCGACATACAGAAGAAAAAAATCGTCGGTATGTCGTCGGAATAACGTTATTCCGACGACATACCGACGATTTTTTTCTTCTGTATGTCGCTGCTTTCTTGTAGTGACGGTCACACACTCATGGTAGTGTGTATGTTTTTTTTTTTGTTTTTTTTTTGTTTTTTTTTNNNNNNNNNNNNNNNNNNNNNNNNNNNNNNNNNNNNNNNNNNNNNNNNNNNNNNNNNNNNNNNNNNNNNNNATGGTCCAATCCTCGGAAGTTCCGACGAAATATTCCTCGGAATTTTCTGATGAAAATTCCGAGGAACGGGTCCCTCGGAAAATTCAAAGGAACGTGATCCCTCGGAATATTCCGAGGAACATGTCCCTCGGAATATTCCGAGGGACCTCGTTCCTCAGAATTTAAAAAAAATTAATTTTTTTTAAAAAAATAAATTCCGAGGAAGATGTCCCTCGGTATATTCCGAGGGTTCAATTCCTCAGAATGTAAAAAATATTAATTTTTTTAAAAAAATGAAATTTTTGAAATTTAAATTCGAAAATATAAAATTAAAATTAAAATTGAAATCATATTAATTAACATTCAAAGTTTCACAAATAAAAATAAAACATTCCGAGTTTTTGGAAAAAAAAACTACGGGTCTGGCACGTCCGGGAACACCTCGTTCATGTACATCCTCTGCATCATCTCCATCATTTGNNNNNNNNNNNNNNNNNNNNNNNNNNNNNNNNNNNNNNNNNNNNNNNNNNNNNNNNNNNNNNNNNNNNNNNNNNNNNNNNNNNNNNNNNNNNNNNNNNNNNNNNNNNNNNNNNNNNNNNNNNNNNNNNNNNNNNNNNNNNNNNNNNNNNNNNNNNNNNNNNNNNNNNNNNNNNNNNNNNNNNNNNNNNNNNNNNNNNNNNNNNNNNNNNNNNNNNNNNNNNNNNNNNNNNNNNNNNNNNNNNNNNNNNNNNNNNNNNNNNNNNNNNNNNNNNNNNNNNNNNNNNNNNNNNNNNNNNNNNNNNNNNNNNNNNNNNNNNNNNNNNNNNNNNNNNNNNNNNNNNNNNNNNNNNNNNNNNNNNNNNNNNNNNNNNNNNNNNNNNNNNNNNNNNNNNNNNNNNNNNNNNNNNNNNNNNNNNNNNNNNNNNNNNNNNNNNNNNNNNNNNNNNNNNNNNNNNNNNNNNNNNNNNNNNNNNNNNNNNNNNNNNNNNNNNNNNNNNNNNNNNNNNNNNNNNNNNNNNNNNNNNNNNNNNNNNNNNNNNNNNNNNNNNNNNNNNNNNNNNNNNNNNNNNNNNNNNNNNNNNNNNNNNNNNNNNNNNNNNNNNNNNNNNNNNNNNNNNNNNNNNNNNNNNNNNNNNNNNNNNNNNNNNNNNNNNNNNNNNNNNNNNNNNNNNNNNNNNNNNNNNNNNNNNNNNNNNNNNNNNNNNNNNNNNNNNNNNNNNNNNNNNNNNNNNNNNNNNNNNNNNNNNNNNNNNNNNNNNNNNNNNNNNNNNNNNNNNNNNNNNNNNNNNNNNNNNNNNNNNNNNNNNNNNNNNNNNNNNNNNNNNNNNNNNNNNNNNNNNNNNNNNNNNNNNNNNNNNNNNNNNNNNNNNNNNNNNNNNNNNNNNNNNNNNNNNNNNNNNNNNNNNNNNNNNNNNNNNNNNNNNNNNNNNNNNNNNNNNNNNNNNNNNNNNNNNNNNNNNNNNNNNNNNNNNNNNNNNNNNNNNNNNNNNNNNNNNNNNNNNNNNNNNNNNNNNNNNNNNNNNNNNNNNNNNNNNNNNNNNNNNNNNNNNNNNNNNNNNNNNNNNNNNNNNNNNNNNNNNNNNNNNNNNNNNNNNNNNNNNNNNNNNNNNNNNNNNNNNNNNNNNNNNNNNNNNNNNNNNNNNNNNNNNNNNNNNNNNNNNNNNNNNNNNNNNNNNNNNNNNNNNNNNNNNNNNNNNNNNNNNNNNNNNNNNNNNNNNNNNNNNNNNNNNNNNNNNNNNNNNNNNNNNNNNNNNNNNNNNNNNNNNNNNNNNNNNNNNNNNNNNNNNNNNNNNNNNNNNNNNNNNNNNNNNNNNNNNNNNNNNNNNNNNNNNNNNNNNNNNNNNNNNNNNNNNNNNNNNNNNNNNNNNNNNNNNNNNNNNNNNNNNNNNNNNNNNNNNNNNNNNNNNNNNNNNNNNNNNNNNNNNNNNNNNNNNNNNNNNNNNNNNNNNNNNNNNNNNNNNNNNNNNNNNNNNNNNNNNNNNNNNNNNNNNNNNNNNNNNNNNNNNNNNNNNNNNNNNNNNNNNNNNNNNNNNNNNNNNNNNNNNNNNNNNNNNNNNNNNNNNNNNNNNNNNNNNNNNNNNNNNNNNNNNNNNNNNNNNNNNNNNNNNNNNNNNNNNNNNNNNNNNNNNNNNNNNNNNNNNNNNNNNNNNNNNNNNNNNNNNNNNNNNNNNNNNNNNNNNNNNNNNNNNNNNNNNNNNNNNNNNNNNNNNNNNNNNNNNNNNNNNNNNNNNNNNNNNNNNNNNNNNNNNNNNNNNNNNNNNNNNNNNNNNNNNNNNNNNNNNNNNNNNNNNNNNNNNNNNNNNNNNNNNNNNNNNNNNNNNNNNNNNNNNNNNNNNNNNNNNNNNNNNNNNNNNNNNNNNNNNNNNNNNNNNNNNNNNNNNNNNNNNNNNNNNNNNNNNNNNNNNNNNNNNNNNNNNNNNNNNNNNNNNNNNNNNNNNNNNNNNNNNNNNNNNNNNNNNNNNNNNNNNNNNNNNNNNNNNNNNNNNNNNNNNNNNNNNNNNNNNNNNNNNNNNNNNNNNNNNNNNNNNNNNNNNNNNNNNNNNNNNNNNNNNNNNNNNNNNNNNNNNNNNNNNNNNNNNNNNNNNNNNNNNNNNNNNNNNNNNNNNNNNNNNNNNNNNNNNNNNNNNNNNNNNNNNNNNNNNNNNNNNNNNNNNNNNNNNNNNNNNNNNNNNNNNNNNNNNNNNNNNNNNNNNNNNNNNNNNNNNNNNNNNNNNNNNNNNNNNNNNNNNNNNNNNNNNNNNNNNNNNNNNNNNNNNNNNNNNNNNNNNNNNNNNNNNNNNNNNNNNNNNNNNNNNNNNNNNNNNNNNNNNNNNNNNNNNNNNNNNNNNNNNNNNNNNNNNNNNNNNNNNNNNNNNNNNNNNNNNNNNNNNNNNNNNNNNNNNNNNNNNNNNNNNNNNNNNNNNNNNNNNNNNNNNNNNNNNNNNNNNNNNNNNNNNNNNNNNNNNNNNNNNNNNNNNNNNNNNNNNNNNNNNNNNNNNNNNNNNNNNNNNNNNNNNNNNNNNNNNNNNNNNNNNNNNNNNNNNNNNNNNNNNNNNNNNNNNNNNNNNNNNNNNNNNNNNNNNNNNNNNNNNNNNNNNNNNNNNNNNNNNNNNNNNNNNNNNNNNNNNNNNNNNNNNNNNNNNNNNNNNNNNNNNNNNNNNNNNNNNNNNNNNNNNNNNNNNNNNNNNNNNNNNNNNNNNNNNNNNNNNNNNNNNNNNNNNNNNNNNNNNNNNNNNNNNNNNNNNNNNNNNNNNNNNNNNNNNNNNNNNNNNNNNNNNNNNNNNNNNNNNNNNNNNNNNNNNNNNNNNNNNNNNNNNNNNNNNNNNNNNNNNNNNNNNNNNNNNNNNNNNNNNNNNNNNNNNNNNNNNNNNNNNNNNNNNNNNNNNNNNNNNNNNNNNNNNNNNNNNNNNNNNNNNNNNNNNNNNNNNNNNNNNNNNNNNNNNNNNNNNNNNNNNNNNNNNNNNNNNNNNNNNNNNNNNNNNNNNNNNNNNNNNNNNNNNNNNNNNNNNNNNNNNNNNNNNNNNNNNNNNNNNNNNNNNNNNNNNNNNNNNNNNNNNNNNNNNNNNNNNNNNNNNNNNNNNNNNNNNNNNNNNNNNNNNNNNNNNNNNNNNNNNNNNNNNNNNNNNNNNNNNNNNNNNNNNNNNNNNNNNNNNNNNNNNNNNNNNNNNNNNNNNNNNNNNNNNNNNNNNNNNNNNNNNNNNNNNNNNNNNNNNNNNNNNNNNNNNNNNNNNNNNNNNNNNNNNNNNNNNNNNNNNNNNNNNNNNNNNNNNNNNNNNNNNNNNNNNNNNNNNNNNNNNNNNNNNNNNNNNNNNNNNNNNNNNNNNNNNNNNNNNNNNNNNNNNNNNNNNNNNNNNNNNNNNNNNNNNNNNNNNNNNNNNNNNNNNNNNNNNNNNNNNNNNNNNNNNNNNNNNNNNNNNNNNNNNNNNNNNNNNNNNNNNNNNNNNNNNNNNNNNNNNNNNNNNNNNNNNNNNNNNNNNNNNNNNNNNNNNNNNNNNNNNNNNNNNNNNNNNNNNNNNNNNNNNNNNNNNNNNNNNNNNNNNNNNNNNNNNNNNNNNNNNNNNNNNNNNNNNNNNNNNNNNNNNNNNNNNNNNNNNNNNNNNNNNNNNNNNNNNNNNNNNNNNNNNNNNNNNNNNNNNNNNNNNNNNNNNNNNNNNNNNNNNNNNNNNNNNNNNNNNNNNNNNNNNNNNNNNNNNNNNNNNNNNNNNNNNNNNNNNNNNNNNNNNNNNNNNNNNNNNNNNNNNNNNNNNNNNNNNNNNNNNNNNNNNNNNNNNNNNNNNNNNNNNNNNNNNNNNNNNNNNNNNNNNNNNNNNNNNNNNNNNNNNNNNNNNNNNNNNNNNNNNNNNNNNNNNNNNNNNNNNNNNNNNNNNNNNNNNNNNNNNNNNNNNNNNNNNNNNNNNNNNNNNNNNNNNNNNNNNNNNNNNNNNNNNNNNNNNNNNNNNNNNNNNNNNNNNNNNNNNNNNNNNNNNNNNNNNNNNNNNNNNNNNNNNNNNNNNNNNNNNNNNNNNNNNNNNNNNNNNNNNNNNNNNNNNNNNNNNNNNNNNNNNNNNNNNNNNNNNNNNNNNNNNNNNNNNNNNNNNNNNNNNNNNNNNNNNNNNNNNNNNNNNNNNNNNNNNNNNNNNNNNNNNNNNNNNNNNNNNNNNNNNNNNNNNNNNNNNNNNNNNNNNNNNNNNNNNNNNNNNNNNNNNNNNNNNNNNNNNNNNNNNNNNNNNNNNNNNNNNNNNNNNNNNNNNNNNNNNNNNNNNNNNNNNNNNNNNNNNNNNNNNNNNNNNNNNNNNNNNNNNNNNNNNNNNNNNNNNNNNNNNNNNNNNNNNNNNNNNNNNNNNNNNNNNNNNNNNNNNNNNNNNNNNNNNNNNNNNNNNNNNNNNNNNNNNNNNNNNNNNNNNNNNNNNNNNNNNNNNNNNNNNNNNNNNNNNNNNNNNNNNNNNNNNNNNNNNNNNNNNNNNNNNNNNNNNNNNNNNNNNNNNNNNNNNNNNNNNNNNNNNNNNNNNNNNNNNNNNNNNNNNNNNNNNNNNNNNNNNNNNNNNNNNNNNNNNNNNNNNNNNNNNNNNNNNNNNNNNNNNNNNNNNNNNNNNNNNNNNNNNNNNNNNNNNNNNNNNNNNNNNNNNNNNNNNNNNNNNNNNNNNNNNNNNNNNNNNNNNNNNNNNNNNNNNNNNNNNNNNNNNNNNNNNNNNNNNNNNNNNNNNNNNNNNNNNNNNNNNNNNNNNNNNNNNNNNNNNNNNNNNNNNNNNN
This sequence is a window from Brassica oleracea var. oleracea cultivar TO1000 chromosome C1, BOL, whole genome shotgun sequence. Protein-coding genes within it:
- the LOC106336830 gene encoding CRIB domain-containing protein RIC9-like, producing HHRRILPKKKKKKNTIVEVSRNFTRFKGLYQKSFKCLSDVFERGCSEKEDEMEIGYPIDVLSHIGWDSSPSSAPSWLHEFKKSNNMLEATSSWPFQELKSTMEVFGEVESSKELERESTQQNLRKMLCSKAYILCNPWSPRFSRSRKVLA